Proteins from one Primulina huaijiensis isolate GDHJ02 chromosome 18, ASM1229523v2, whole genome shotgun sequence genomic window:
- the LOC140964518 gene encoding myosin-binding protein 2-like: MAANKFATMLHRNTDRISLVLVYAVLEWILIALLLLNSVFSYLIVQFAQYFGLKTPCLWCTRLDHMFDPANREKNVHRDLLCEVHSKEVSNLGFCSNHQRLVEYQDMCEDCLSSRPEFERGSKNFLSFVKEFCENDEVNVSCSCCGVVLDRSNNENHDVYSSYVLLKTSSSDVLECAHKENSAADFGENLSDFATDLCENGRVFEYRNKNQMLSELEEEKKKEAFMEESVNMITKEKSVQVCVEEDGNYGEISSQHLEFFLDYSGYRLVPIELVDSITEENQSNGNVMFEDFYDTKIQDFGLEGEIRVGKDGFLLDFDINEDPKFEEEFENFADFRVPQFPYDASEFQELEVTGEETCSSILIASEEVAQMGNNENEADISIGTEIPDLDITDEMQNQESFLFDESINESPSKSSSIRNEEEPHVTMKLEEQVVDLKPLSSKERDHVLNNQPSVYSDLCEIEEDKVPDTPTSVDSLNHLHKKMLLQEKKDPGTEESFDGSVTSELDGGDGVVTVERLKAMLRADRKTLLALYAELEEERSASAIAANQTMAMINRLHEEKAAMQMEALQYQRMMEEQSEYDQEALELLNELMVKKEKEKLEVEKEFEVCRKKLLDYETKQKIMVLKRSKHESARSGHGSGSCSNSEDSDGSFTSLDLNREAKVEEAFNGNQEYTPADAVVSLEESLADFEDERFSILEQLKILEEKLGTMDDDKGRCFEDVRDMEDSVRQENCHSNGFMINGKHDQQSRITSQKGKMLLPLFEEISDEKEDEMLHGNINWIESNGLHDAFESTPGMEDKTLAIEEEVDHLYERLQAFEADREFLKHCISSLNKGEKGMDLLQEILQHLRDLRNVELRSRNLSGNSMI, encoded by the exons ATGGCTGCAAACAAATTTGCAACCATGTTACACAGAAACACAGACAGGATTTCACTTGTTCTTGTCTACGCAGTTCTTGAATGGATTTTGATTGCTCTTTTGTTGCTGAATTCGGTGTTTTCTTATCTGATCGTCCAATTTGCTCAGTATTTTGGCTTGAAAACTCCATGCCTATGGTGTACGAGGCTTGATCATATGTTTGATCCTGCTAACAGGGAGAAGAATGTGCACAGAGATCTTCTTTGTGAAGTTCATTCCAAGGAGGTTTCTAATCTGggattttgttcaaatcatcAGAGATTGGTTGAATATCAAGATATGTGTGAGGATTGCTTGTCATCGAGGCCGGAATTCGAGCGTGGGTCGAAGAATTTTTTGTCGTTTGTGAAGGAATTTTGTGAAAATGATGAGGTGAATGTGAGCTGTTCTTGTTGTGGGGTAGTCTTGGATAGAAGTAATAATGAGAATCATGATGTGTATTCCTCTTATGTGTTGCTTAAAACATCATCGTCGGATGTTTTGGAATGTGCCCACAAAGAGAATTCGGCTGCAGATTTTGGTGAAAATTTGTCAGATTTTGCTACTGATTTGTGTGAGAATGGAAGGGTTTTCGAGTATAGGAATAAAAATCAGATGCTTTCTGAGCTGGAGGAGGAGAAAAAGAAGGAAGCTTTCATGGAAGAAAGCGTAAATATGATAACGAAAGAAAAATCTGTTCAAGTTTGTGTTGAAGAAGATGGTAATTATGGTGAAATATCTTCTCAGCATTTGGAGTTCTTTCTGGACTACAGTGGTTATAGGCTCGTTCCAATCGAACTGGTGGATTCGATAACCGAAGAAAATCAGAGTAATGGGAATGTTATGTTTGAAGATTTTTATGACACGAAGATTCAAGATTTTGGTTTGGAAGGTGAAATTCGGGTCGGAAAGGATGGTTTTTTGcttgattttgatataaatGAAGATCCTAAGTTTGAAGAAGAGTTTGAAAACTTTGCTGATTTTCGTGTACCTCAATTCCCATACGATGCCAGTGAATTTCAGGAACTGGAAGTAACAGGAGAAGAAACATGTTCAAGTATTCTGATAG CTTCTGAGGAAGTTGCTCAAATGGGGAATAATGAAAATGAAGCAGACATCTCCATAGGAACAGAAATCCCCGACTTGGATATCACAGATGAAATGCAAAATCAAGAATCTTTTCTTTTTGATGAATCCATAAACGAAAGCCCTTCAAAAAGTTCTTCGATTCGAAATGAAGAAGAACCTCATG TTACTATGAAACTTGAGGAACAGGTGGTAGACTTGAAGCCATTATCGAGTAAAGAAAGGGATCATGTCCTGAACAATCAGCCGTCTGTTTACTCGGATTTATGCGAGATTGAAGAAGATAAGGTTCCCGATACGCCTACTTCCGTGGACAGCCTCAATCACCTGCACAAGAAAATGCTACTGCAGGAAAAGAAAGATCCCGGGACCGAAGAATCTTTCGATGGAAGCGTGACAAGTGAATTAGACGGCGGTGATGGAGTCGTTACCGTTGAGCGGTTGAAAGCTATGCTGAGAGCTGACCGTAAGACTTTGCTGGCTTTATATGCCGAGCTTGAAGAAGAGAGAAGTGCCTCTGCCATAGCAGCAAATCAAACGATGGCTATGATAAACAGACTCCATGAAGAGAAGGCGGCAATGCAGATGGAAGCATTGCAGTATCAAAGAATGATGGAAGAACAATCTGAATATGATCAAGAAGCCTTAGAATTGTTGAATGAACTCATGGTGAAGAAAGAGAAGGAAAAATTGGAGGTCGAAAAGGAATTCGAAGTGTGTAGAAAGAAGCTTTTGGATTATGAAACAAAACAGAAGATAATGGTATTGAAAAGAAGCAAACATGAAAGTGCTAGAAGTGGACATGGTTCAGGTTCGTGCAGCAATAGCGAGGACAGCGATGGATCGTTTACATCTCTTGATCTGAATAGGGAGGCTAAAGTAGAGGAGGCCTTTAATGGGAATCAAGAATATACTCCTGCGGATGCAGTTGTGAGCTTGGAGGAATCTCTAGCAGATTTTGAGGATGAGAGATTCTCAATACTTGAGCAGCTCAAGATCTTGGAAGAAAAGTTAGGGACAATGGACGATGACAAGGGGCGATGTTTTGAGGATGTTCGAGACATGGAAGACAGTGTACGTCAAGAAAACTGTCATTCAAATGGTTTTATGATCAATGGAAAACATGATCAGCAGAGTAGAATCACCAGTCAAAAGGGAAAAATGCTCCTTCCACTTTTCGAAGAAATTAGTGATGAAAAGGAAGACGAAATGCTACATGGCAACATCAACTGGATCGAGTCAAATGGGTTGCATGATGCTTTTGAATCGACGCCCGGAATGGAAGACAAGACTCttgcaattgaagaagaagtggATCATCTATATGAGAGGCTACAAGCATTTGAAGCAGATAGAGAGTTCTTAAAGCACTGTATTAGTTCACTGAACAAAGGTGAAAAAGGAATGGATCTCCTTCAAGAAATCTTACAACACCTACGTGATCTACGCAACGTTGAGCTTCGATCACGAAATTTAAGTGGAAATTCAATGATATGA